DNA from Mycobacterium bourgelatii:
CTGCGCGATGCATGATTATGCATGGCCCTGCATGACTGGTGGTCACGTCGAACACCCGTTCGATTGATACCCCTGGGGGGTACCCCCCTGCGGCCGGTGCGGCCTCGGCCGTGACTTAGCGTCTGCCTGTCCGTGTATTACAACTGAAAATTCTAGGCCCATATATCGCACGGATGTTCGATAATGGAACTCACACGTGCATGAATATTCATGCATGGCTGGTGCAGAAAAAGTTTGCTGGGAGGTAAGCCGATGAGCGCAGGGGAGGAGCTACGCGCCGTCATGGACGAGGCGCTGGCCAGGGTTTCGCCCCAGCTTGTCTGGGACGAGCGCGAGCAAGTCGCGTTGGATGCCGCCTGCGCCGCCGCCGACCGTATCGAGCGGCTGACCAGTATCGCCAACACGGAGGGCATCGAGCCGACCGAGCTGGTCAAGGTGTCCGCAGAGCTGCGGATGCTCGAAAAACATCAGACCGACATGCTGGCGCGGTTGTCTTTCACGACTGAACCGGCGAAGTCCGCCCGCCATCAGCGGGCCGTTAACGCCCGCTGGCAGCGGCGCGACGCCGAGTGGGCCGCTGCCCGCGAGGGCAGCGCGTAATGGCGATGCTGCGGCCGGTCGCGGCACCGGCCACCAGCGGCGCCTACACCTGGCTCGTCGAGCGCGAAGAACAGGAATACGCGGACTGGCGTGGCCGTGGCTGGCCGGGCCGTTACCCGCGGCAACAGGTGTTGGACCGGTTGCGTGCTGGCCAGCCGGTCGCGGTGACGGTAGGGGAACTGCCGGAGCGGCTGCGGCCCACCGGCTGCGTGTTGCCGCCGCGGACGCACGCCGAGGAATACCAGCGCCGTGCCAGTGAAATCGTGACGATCCATGCTGACGATCGGGTCACGCTCGGCGCCGAGGGGGAGGCGGCAGACGCGTTATGGGCCGAAGCGCGGGAGCTGTGAGGCGCTCTATTTGGCGGCGGCGCGGATTGTCGCGGCAATTGGTCGCACGGTCGGCGGTTCACTCGGGGTACATATGGATCACGTCGCCAAGGTATTCGTCGGTGCCATCAGGTCTCCTCCGGTAGCCCGGTCCGGTGTCGAATCGAATCCGTGGCGAGCGCTTTGACATTTCGTGCTTGTCGATCGCGAACCTCGACTGCAGTGTGCCGAAGACGAATTTGTGGCATTGCCTGAATATCTCGGCATTTATGGTCCGAGGGTTGGGGGTGCCTGCATGTGTCGACGGCCGGGGCTTGCGGGTCATCACGAGGAGCGCGCTCGGAGACAGCGGAAACCTGATTTCGTCGGCATTTCCGATGCCGATGCCGCCGCGCGGCGGAGGGGTTCGCCGCCATGGGTGGACTGGGCTGTCGCTGCTGATCAAGACGGGTTTGCGGTACCGATGGACGGTCCAGTTCATCGCTTCTAGATATGGTGCGATCTTCGATACAGCGACGTCCATCGAGGCACCGAAAACCATGTCGGGAGTGGGCATGTCGGGGAAACCGTTGACGAACATCCACGCCGCGTCGACCTCGTTGTCGTTGGGGTCAGCGCCGTCTAGGTCGCAGATGTGTTTGCGGACTGCTGATTTGGGTATCGGGCGCTCGTCGGTGGTACCCGCGACGTCGCAGACAAAATTGTGTTGCTGGTGGTGCTTAAGCGTCCTGCTCAGCAGAAGCGCAGCGAATACTGCCAACAGGGATCGACGTTCGCCGCGGAGGTCACCACCGAGGATCAGTTCTCGTCGCAGTGCACTCCATTCTCTCTCAAGCTGCTCAAAGAACTCTTCGCGGTGCTGCGCAAGCGCACCTATGCCGTAGATGCCGCTGGCAATTGCAACATTGGAGAGGCTGTTCGGAATGGCGCCGTTACCGTCGCGGCGGCGGTAAGCAACCTGACCGTCTGCGTTCGCCCACGCGCTCAGGTATGTCCTCGGCACAAAGTGAGGGCGCTTGGTGGACATTTTCTCTACTCCCAGCCGAGCTCGCGGACGTGCTGTGCGGTGTTGGCGCGGAAGAACGCGAAGCGCTGCGACATTAGGAATCGTTTGTGCAGAACGTCGGGCTCGATTCCGGCGCGCAGCAACAGCAAAGCTCGAAGTAGCCACGATGTTGTGTTAGAGGCTACGCGCCATTCCAGTGCGTGAAGCTTTAGCGCCTCAGCGTCCTTGGCAGGCACAAGGTGATGGGCGAGCTCGTTGCGGACTTTCGTCAAGAGCCCTGGCAGGTCGGGCACTGAGTCGGCAATTTCTGGTATCACCGCGCAGACCTCAGTAACGATGTCCTCGGCACGCTGATGATAGCCGACCTCACCCATATGGGAGAGGGCATCGTTCACCGCCTTATGGACCCGATTCGGGTCTAGATTCGGGTCCTCCTTGGCCTGCGCAGCGGCGGCGCGGCGTGCTGCCTGTTTGACCCGTTTGAGGGACTTCTTTGATGCTTCCGGGAATCGCGACTGTTGATAAGGGAGCCGACTATGGAACCCTTCGACGAGCGGGGTGAGCAAGAGAACTCGCGTCTGCTCACCGCTGGGCAGGGGCCGGGCGATCACCCATGCAAGGCCGTCGA
Protein-coding regions in this window:
- a CDS encoding DUF4238 domain-containing protein; translation: MSTKRPHFVPRTYLSAWANADGQVAYRRRDGNGAIPNSLSNVAIASGIYGIGALAQHREEFFEQLEREWSALRRELILGGDLRGERRSLLAVFAALLLSRTLKHHQQHNFVCDVAGTTDERPIPKSAVRKHICDLDGADPNDNEVDAAWMFVNGFPDMPTPDMVFGASMDVAVSKIAPYLEAMNWTVHRYRKPVLISSDSPVHPWRRTPPPRGGIGIGNADEIRFPLSPSALLVMTRKPRPSTHAGTPNPRTINAEIFRQCHKFVFGTLQSRFAIDKHEMSKRSPRIRFDTGPGYRRRPDGTDEYLGDVIHMYPE